One genomic region from Curtobacterium sp. 9128 encodes:
- a CDS encoding ABC transporter substrate-binding protein, translating into MNARHNGAAFDRRTFLRAAAATGGAGALALLAAGCATGGAGSNPNSVSIWGVTGTFVPFQTKVINQFKQLHPEIDVRVNQVPSQGTGDATSVITAVRGGTAPDLWLLDRFSAAQYAAIGLIEPIDELIAEFEDVSKEEFLSSWLGFTVGELTYQGKTYGLPHDTDARGMFVNRTMLRDAGLDLDEFDWEQNGPVTMDRMAEVSDKLTKKEGGNYSKMGLLPWYGEGWPFTWGLGLGASYFDQADSQMTMDSGSVKKIYEFYDEWAQRYGYRAADTFIATYEPTGHPPGQTAFLANRMAFMVSVPSTIQTFDNYGPKDLDWSVAYLPTQAAGDDKYTWSGGFALCLPKGSKKNKAVWELMKYFTGKRGQETYMVPATSVPSNIAALKDPKGSAKSIRFFVESMPDSTCRPPLPVGGAWWDSLADARSSVLLGTASPQEAVERAQARVNPMMQTYSPFKLPKDYDKVRV; encoded by the coding sequence GTGAACGCGCGACACAACGGCGCCGCCTTCGACCGCCGGACCTTCCTCCGCGCCGCCGCCGCGACGGGCGGTGCTGGTGCCCTCGCGTTGCTCGCCGCCGGGTGCGCGACGGGCGGTGCCGGCAGCAACCCGAACTCGGTCTCGATCTGGGGCGTCACGGGCACCTTCGTGCCGTTCCAGACCAAGGTCATCAACCAGTTCAAGCAGCTGCACCCGGAGATCGACGTCCGCGTCAACCAGGTGCCCTCGCAGGGCACCGGCGACGCCACCAGCGTCATCACGGCCGTCCGCGGTGGGACAGCTCCCGACCTGTGGCTCCTCGACCGGTTCAGCGCGGCGCAGTACGCGGCGATCGGGCTCATCGAGCCGATCGACGAGCTGATCGCCGAGTTCGAGGACGTCTCCAAGGAGGAGTTCCTGTCCTCCTGGCTCGGGTTCACCGTCGGCGAGCTGACCTACCAGGGCAAGACGTACGGCCTGCCGCACGACACCGACGCCCGCGGGATGTTCGTGAACCGCACGATGCTCCGCGACGCCGGGCTCGACCTCGACGAGTTCGACTGGGAGCAGAACGGCCCGGTGACGATGGACCGGATGGCCGAGGTCAGCGACAAGCTCACGAAGAAGGAGGGCGGCAACTACAGCAAGATGGGCCTCCTCCCCTGGTACGGCGAGGGCTGGCCGTTCACGTGGGGCCTCGGACTCGGGGCGTCGTACTTCGACCAGGCCGACTCGCAGATGACGATGGACTCCGGCAGCGTCAAGAAGATCTACGAGTTCTACGACGAGTGGGCGCAGCGCTACGGCTACCGTGCCGCCGACACGTTCATCGCCACGTACGAGCCCACGGGACACCCGCCGGGGCAGACCGCGTTCCTGGCGAATCGCATGGCGTTCATGGTCAGCGTTCCCTCGACGATCCAGACGTTCGACAACTACGGGCCGAAGGACCTCGACTGGAGTGTCGCGTACCTGCCGACCCAGGCCGCCGGTGACGACAAGTACACCTGGTCCGGCGGCTTCGCGCTCTGCCTGCCGAAGGGCTCCAAGAAGAACAAGGCCGTGTGGGAGCTGATGAAGTACTTCACCGGCAAGCGCGGCCAGGAGACCTACATGGTCCCCGCCACGAGCGTCCCGTCGAACATCGCCGCGCTGAAGGACCCGAAGGGCTCCGCGAAGTCGATCCGCTTCTTCGTCGAGTCGATGCCCGACTCCACCTGCCGCCCGCCCCTGCCCGTCGGTGGCGCCTGGTGGGACTCGCTCGCCGACGCCAGGTCGAGCGTGCTCCTCGGCACCGCGTCGCCGCAGGAGGCGGTCGAGCGCGCACAGGCGCGGGTCAACCCGATGATGCAGACCTACTCCCCGTTCAAGCTGCCCAAGGACTACGACAAGGTCCGGGTCTAG